In Rhodopirellula islandica, one DNA window encodes the following:
- a CDS encoding 3-hydroxyacyl-ACP dehydratase FabZ family protein: MARSEYILDPALLDVDKPIADIEAIREFNPQRHEMEQLTAILYEDLDQHACAAYKAITENEFWVRGHMPGMPLMPGVVMLEAVAQLSSYYTQKHDLLGAAMVGFGGVDEVRFRGVVTPGDNLIVMVKLEKARRGRMIVARFQGVVGTDLVLEGCLRGIPIPIEAVTRQLGVSKESAGS, encoded by the coding sequence GTGGCACGTAGCGAATACATCCTTGATCCGGCCCTGCTGGACGTTGACAAACCGATCGCCGACATTGAAGCGATTCGTGAGTTCAACCCGCAGCGGCACGAGATGGAACAACTGACCGCAATCCTTTACGAGGATCTCGATCAGCATGCCTGCGCGGCTTACAAAGCGATCACAGAGAATGAGTTCTGGGTTCGTGGTCATATGCCTGGCATGCCGCTGATGCCCGGCGTTGTGATGCTGGAAGCCGTCGCTCAACTGTCCAGCTACTACACCCAAAAACATGACCTCCTCGGCGCAGCCATGGTCGGTTTCGGGGGCGTGGATGAAGTGCGTTTTCGCGGGGTCGTGACCCCCGGTGACAACCTGATCGTGATGGTGAAGCTTGAAAAAGCCCGTCGCGGCCGGATGATCGTCGCCCGTTTCCAAGGCGTCGTTGGCACCGACCTGGTTCTGGAAGGCTGCTTGCGGGGGATCCCGATCCCAATTGAAGCCGTCACGCGGCAACTTGGCGTCTCCAAAGAATCCGCCGGCTCTTAA
- a CDS encoding 50S ribosomal protein bL37 yields the protein MAKPHRKTKKANHGKRPANAKARKAKRKKIKT from the coding sequence GTGGCCAAGCCCCACCGGAAAACTAAGAAAGCCAACCACGGCAAACGCCCTGCGAATGCGAAGGCACGCAAGGCAAAGCGGAAAAAAATCAAGACTTGA